The genomic window CTCCTCTTTTCTTGAGAACGTATAGCTCCTAAGATACATTTGCCTACAAGATAAACTTTCCACCGCCGTAGTACGACGCGGACTACCGTCTTGGCTGATAGACTGTACGAACTCTACCTCAGCCATCGGCCACTTGTGAATTTTGGCGTGAGTTCTACCAGGCCGGACACAAATGGcattgtttttgatgtttacaCAATCACCTATGCATTTCGATGCCATGGCCGAATCTctccaatgtttttttttttttttttgtgaatgttGGTTTTTGCTAGATAAAATTAACAAGTTGTAGTGTGAGTAATTATGGAGAGAGATTTGTGGTaataatatatctttttttatttttggcaaCGATTATTATTGACTGAAAAAGTATGACTCAATTAATTAACGTGACTTCCATACTTTCTCCTTAACATGTCATTAAGTAAACAATTGTCTTGTGTATGATAAAGGAAATATTTACATGTGTTTCATCAATATAGtcaagaatatttttttcatagtcattaataataatcataatttttggCATAATAAAGGAAAGATTTGactgaccaaaaaaagaaagaaaattttgacaaCAAATTTGACtgatttataacaaaattatgtgTAGCTAATTTGAAACATTTCGATTAATGTACCTAATCAGATTACTGAACTTGTTCGGTCAACCCAAAATCCTGCTTACTATATAACCTAATCAGTCGATCCTGAAGATAATAACACATCAACTGATTGTGATAAGAATTAAAACTCATACACATTTTGGCTAATgtagaaaatatattcaagAAGAGCAAAATGGGCTTCGAACCTGATTTTATGATGGTTTGGTTAAttagtttgtttgatttggacTAATATAGTAATTtcatacaaattattttgtgaCTAATATCCATTTTGCATGATTAGGCCATTGCTTCCGTATTTGTCAATGGACAAAGATGGGCCTAAACGAACCAAGCCATATATCATTTGTGGGCTTAGGCCCATTTATAGGAGAAAAAGTGGGTAATCGTTTTTCTCAAGTCTCGTTCTTTTGTAGCTAGAGAACTTTTTATATTCGTATGAATAACCATCAAATGCGAGCAATTACGGAttagaaaacctaaaaaaaccgtcatttatttttaatttttccgTTTAATACCTCTAGtatttaatttggaaaaaaaatactttagtTAATTTTGATTACTTATTAAAactttcgtttttttaaaagttagtaTAATCTTATCTTCGAGTTTACTAACGGAATTGTTAATTATGGTTAAAACTTAACTCAtgttaattatgtaaataaatacGATCGCTTTTCTTGTTTATACGAATATGTTGCTGTAGTCAGATGGTTAAAcactttattaattttttcttgaGCCTGTGTTCGAAACCACCTACCTCTTtttaaacgtttttttttttgctgtttttttttcatcttcttcctcgactCTTCTTCTCAGTTACTCTTTTCACTCAATCACCATATCTATGGTTTCGCTACTCAgcctttttgtcttttttattcAAGTTTCTGACAGATTTACTTAACAATGGAAGCAATTGAAGAATTAAAtagatttgggttttgatcTAATCTCCTCAAATTCATCTGGgtttttctaatttcaattGAGCCAAtacttatttttctctcttctttcaattGAGGTTAAATCCtagattttcttatttttcaattgTGAAAACTAAAAGAGCGTAATCAGAAATTTCCTCAATTGCAATGCTAAATATCTAGGGTTtacaataaaaagataatgaattttgaagaagaaacagtttttagaaaaaaataaaaataaaaaaacgtcTTTGGAGGAGGCGCCACTCGAACCCAGacccaaaagaaaactaaatcaaTGTTTAACCATTTGACTACGACAACATATTAGTATTGTCAAGAAAAGcgattgtatatatatttaattaccATGATTTAAGTTTTGACCATAGTTAACGATTCCGTTAGGGTAGTTGACGGAAGTTAACTCGGAAGTACAATtataccaatttttttaaaaccgaAAGTTTTAATAGGCAACCAAAATTAACGAaggtatttttttctaaattaaatacTAAAAGTATTAAACgtccaaattaaaaataaatggcagtatttttgagtttttttcccGTCCACATAATCAACAAATCTCTCCGCTATTATGAACAAACCTCATGTCGTTTCTCTCTTAACAATATGGATTGCAAAGCGTTTTTCCggtttaaaatattatgttcGTTCACGCAAACGCAAGCCAGTATATCAAAACGCAACCGTGAATATTTATCCGGAACAACATTACAACGCAAACGCGAATACAAATCGATCTGAAATTCCAAAATGAAATCACTAAAGCAAATCCTAGACAACACTCTAAAACACTAAAATCCTCAACCACCGAATCCATAGAGAGTTCTTCCTTGTCTCTTAAGAGCATAAACAACATCCATAGCAGTCACCGTCTTCCTCCGAGCGTGCTCAGTGTAAGTAACGGCGTCACGGATAACATTTTCCAAAAAGATCTTGAGAACGCCACGTGTCTCCTCGTAGATCAAACCACTAATACGTTTAACACCACCTCTACGAGCCAATCTCCGAATCGCCGGTTTAGTGATTCCTTGGATGTTGTCTCTCAGAACCTTCCTATGACGTTTGGCTCCACCTTTGCCCAAACCTTTGCCTCCCTTTCCACGACCTGACATTTTCTAAAGGAACCTGAATTTTTCTTCGGAAACTTTTCGATTTGAAGATTTAATTGAGATTGAGATGATTTGAGAATCTTGTTAAGAGGAGATGTCATTTATATACAAGATGGATCTAATTGATTTGAACCGTCAGATGTGTTTTTAGATCTAACGGTTGCAGATAACGATCCGGGTGAACAATGAGATTACTTATTAGCcgttgatttaattttatcgACGCTTAATATTGTCGATCCCCGTGATGCCTGTAAGTGAAAGtttatgaaaatttcaaataagCGCCACGGATTGAGGAATATAGCGCCAAATTCTTTTCACCGTTACTAACGAAATTAAATCatcatagaacaaaaaaaatcgttaTAAcatttcacatatatatatatatatatatatattacgaACGGGTAATATTCATATTTAACacaagtaaataaaacaaaattatttcacAATGGTTAACTAATAACATAAAGTTATACATCGAAAGGTTTGGTTTATGTCACATTAGAGAAGATCCACGTATATACTATCTTGCCTTAGGCTTCACATCAGTATCAAAGGTCACAGTCACATTAAGCTGATCCGAGCTATGACCAGAGTCCATGTTTTGATTATTCCTACTTATCCTCGTGTTTTCAGATGCAAGACACTCTTTAAGATTGATGATTACTTGAGACATGTTTGGTCGTTTGACTGAAGAAGGATTTGCGCATGACATTGCTACTTCAAGAGCTCTCCAGACAGAGTGGGTGTCATAGTTTCCGTGAAGTTTAGGATCCACAATTTGACTAGTATCTCCTTTCTTGATCACAAATGTAACCCATTCTGCTATGTTAGGGTTTTCACGGGTTTGATCAATCACTCGTTGGTTTGTGATAATCTCTAGTAACAAGATCCCGAAACTGTAGACATCACTCTTCTCGGATAACTCACTTGTTAAGTAATATCTGTAAAGGCAAGAAAATGGAGTGTGattcatataatttacatttcTTTAACCACTGAATAAATGTAACATACTTGAACATGGTGCAAAATGTTTAATATACTTACTCGGGATCAAGATATCCTAGAGTACCGGCAACAACTGTTGAAACTTGAGATTGATCGCCTCCTACTTGAAACGATCTAGACAGTCCAAAATCCGCAATTTTGGCCTTGAATTCTTCATCCAACAATATATTTGTACTTTTGACATCTCTATGCACCATTGCTGGTTTGCATCCAGTATGCAAGTATTCTAATCCTAATGCAGCTTCGATAGCTATTTGCAATCTAGTACCCCAATTTAAAACAGAGCCACCGTGTTTTCCTACATCAAAAGTTTGTAATATCATCATAAAGCTACACTAAGCATTATGTGAAATCGTAGATTTTTTACAGAATACAACCATTAAATCaaccattttttaattaattatcttcATTTGGTAATCCATAAAAGATTCAAATGAGTTATATATGTGTTCACCTGATAAATGTTGATGTAAGTCTCCATTAGACATGTATTCATAGATGAGAGCAAAGTGATCTTGTTCATCACAATATCCAACAAGGTTGACCAAATTTATGTGGTGAACCCTAAGAAGAAGTTCAACCTGGCGGCAATGTAAAGCAAACACACACAGACATACAAACATTGgcttaacaaaacataaaataattacattttgttttgcttaacACTTAATTATATGTGGAACAGTTAAAACATATTGTACCTCTGCCTTAAATTCTTTATAGCCTTGTGCTGATGTTTGGGATAGTAGTTTGACAGCTACTTGCTCTGAGCCATTTAGATCGCCATGATAAACAACACCAAACCCCCCTTCCCCAAGAGGTCTTTGCAAGTTCTTAGTCATTTCCATAACTTCTGAATAAgtaaaccttttctttttggtcttGATCCACGGTTCAGGTTTATTTCCTACATGTAAAGCAAATGTaagtatatatagttaaaatatagtaatatatgACTGTTTCTTGATTTAAGAAGTTGTTGTAAATACTCCATACTTGatgacattttctttttgaatacAAAAAGGAGGATCACAACAACGATAGCGGCAATGGAAGCGACTGGTGCAACAACCTTTACCgcaacttttttctttggctTATCTATGCATGTACTAGATAGACAAAGCTCTTTGTTTCCAAGAACACTACATACGagaagtttaaaatatttgaattcatATTTCAAGTTGGGAATTGGGATAATGCATGGTTAGTTATAGAGTAAAATCATGTGAGAATCTTTCTTACTTTAACTTTAGCCCCTCCCTTTCTCTATCGCGAAGAGCTTGAGGAATTGCACCACTAAGTTTATTCCCGCTCAAGTTTCTGTCGAAGTAGAGGAAAATTCATGTGTACACAAAAATGATTGTGTGAACGTAATTAGTAGATAAATCGAGAAAATTTATTACATGACCAACAATGATTTCATAGTGGCTAGAAACTCGGGCACTATTCCACTCAAACTGTTATTTGACAAATCCCTGGGATGTGAAAAACAATGAACCCATATATGCTttgtaattatatatcaaatatctgtagaaaagaaaaaaataaacatgcTGCTTTAATTAATCACGTACTAACAATACTTACAAACTTTCTAGATGCGCCAGATTCTGAAAGTTAGACACTATAGTCCCACTCAAGCCACTCGATGATAAATTTCTGgttataataaacaaattataagtttagattatatataagcatgataatttagtaattttaaaagtgtGTGTGACATAGTTAAATCTTACAAAGAAATTATTCTTGGTGGTGCAGATATATCTGTGATGTTACAATTCAATCCATCCCACAAGAATTGTTTCGGTACGCATGGATCTCCTTGCCAACTGATTCTACTCAGTCCATAAGTAGttctaatgtttttgataGCAACCACTAGCATAAAATTTGATCGATgcgaaaaaaatatttaatgaattAGTTTTCATCGATATGGAAGAacttataacaaaacaaaatgataaaataactGTCTCTTTTAGTTTGATACCTTCAATTTCATTTGTCTGAGATTGTGGAAGCTGGAGAACTGAGTAAACTTCAAAAGCATTAAGTAGAGGTGGAAGTGTcgatttttgggtttttgttaaCTGCATTCGGCAGATACCTCCGTTGCATTGCCTAGGATTTGTTGTAAGCCAGGTCATTATTTCAAGATATTTAGGAGTAACACCTCTAGTGTTAATTGTTTCTCCATTCAATATAATGTCGAATTCTCTAGTGTCATTGGCTTTTAGGACTTGGATCTCCGAGAAGTGCATGTACAAGTAGATTTGATCATCAGGATTCTCCAAACGCCAAACCATTGTCAGTGCTGCATCAAGATTTGTAGGCGTTGCGGCCATCTTAAGAGCAACTTGTGGTGGATCATAGTGATTTTTATTGGACAcatttgaagttgttgaaattTGATTCCATTCGGGTTGAATATATGGAACCCACGAACGATCATAAACATCTTTCGGGTACCTATCACAACTCACAAATTTTCTCTTAGTATTGGTAACAATAAATTCTTTATCATTTAAATGCATAGATCAtgtacatataatattttaagatatataGACTAGTTATGATTTGAAGTTGAATACGTACCGAAGAAGAACGGTGGCATTGCTAAGATACATgcgaaaataatatttcaagGAACCAGATTTAGCGATGTAAGTATCATTCGCCAAAGGTCGTAATTCCAAAGCTGATATCATTGGTATAGTTGCCCCTGTCTTAACAAGACAAATTTGCAAAGAGTTTGATCTTGGAATGTGAATGATCTCCTTCACTGTACCATCTGGCACTATTTGCAAATCTATTGTTGTCCACTTATTAGGACCGATATGCATATCGAATTCAGGGCTAACATTAAGCCCGTCAAAATTTCCATAGAAAAATGTAGCTCTAATAAGGTAGTTCCTCCCTTCTTCCACCCTTAGATCATAGCAGTTTCGTATTCCATCTGGAAAGTATCGTAGGGTTGCATACTGTTTTAAATTTTCCGATTCAAGATTTTTCGGGATTCTACCGGTCTTTCCACTTTGGATGAAATTCTCGTCTGATGAGAACTGTATTCCGGTTTCCGATTCTATGTAAGGTGGCTCATTTAGAGGTAAGCCACAATCTAAACTGATAAAACCTGTTCAGAATGAAACATATGAGTGGTGGTCATGCGTGGGTGTATAGCCGGGGGAAAGAGTAACGTACGGTAAAATAAAAGTGGTAAGACTTACTATGGCCGGCTCTATAGAGATGCCTAACGAAAACTTTCTAAAAAGTGATGTTACTAAGTTTGTTCGGGCGAACTAAAAATCATGTTGTATTCTCCTGAGTTATCTTATAGTTTACTAATAATCTTTCTATAGAAACTTAGACGTACATACCTTCTTGATTTTGTCCTTCAGCAAAACGAATGATGAGGAAAACTCCAAACCAAAACAGCGACAGAAAAACCCAACAAAGATTCTTCATGATTCCTCCGATCACAATACACGCAGAAAAGGATCGACACAATTATATACTTACGTTTCACTTATATACTAAATGTAAGGACACACAAATTAAGCTTCTCTAATATGGACACCAATTAAACCAAGCTAAAGTCAACGATATGAGAAAATGAGTGAATATGGAGTTAATAGTTGtttcaagaaaaccaaatgaagGAGTGAGCAATGATGTCTTCTAGTGAAACATCCAACGTCAcaagattaatatattttaaaagtacgCGAAAAGTCTTCATGCATGCCGTACATGCGTATACGACCAGGTCTTATCACAACCTTGagtagagattttgattggcACAATCAAATGGATTTGCTAATTCCTTAATTTACAAAACACAACTTGCTTAACTAGACTCTTTTCCATTGAACTTGTCAATCTGCAAAATATTTTGAGGTTTAATATTCATAACCATGACGCATGAAGAAACGTTAAGAGGGAGTTGACTTTCGGGTGGTCATAGACTTGAATATATACCATTTTCAAACatgtaaaagtttttttgtgatttttatgCAAAGGTGTGCGTCAAGTTGTTATCCGAAATCGATCAAATAGTCTACACATTCAATTAGAAAACAGTTTTTGAATGGGATTCCAATCCTAGATCCCATAATCATTCTCTTTTGATTCGATCATCCTCCAAGGATTTGGTTACCCTTTCTAAGCTCTTTGATATGGCGAGAGGAATATTTTTTAGAGAAGCGTTACCTGGCCTAGGTTGATGCCATTACATCTTGTCGACTTGTCGTAGGACCTAGGTCAACGATTACAAAGTGCTTTTAGTTAGCAGTATAGTGAAGTGATCTGACTGTATTGGGGCCTGGGCAATATGTTTGGTCTCTGACTGGATATCACCTTGGTCGAGAGGGCGTGCTCCGCATGTTTATGATGCGGACATCCCCCCGTTACTCCGTACAAGTAGATTAAATTACTTTGTCTGCTTCTGGTGATTTGGAAGTGGTCTCTCTATTGGAAGGTTATGAGAAGTGGTTCTAGGACTTGTCTCCCGAAAACACTATTATACGGGCCGAGCCGCCGAAACAGACGGCATATTTGTATTTTCGGGAGGCCGAGGATTTTGCCATCTTTCTATAGAAAAATCTCGGCCAATTTTCTTGATTGATGTGTTGTAGTGGTCTCGTTTGGTAGGCAGAAAATCACTctcaaaacaattaatttcGAATCCAAGTGCAACATTCAaatgcatatatatgttaaacCAGTTAAAATGAATATCATCTGGATGTCGCATGCTAACATCCTAATTCATAAACAAGTTAACTTCAATCTTGAACCAAAGTGAAATCGGAGTGGACACCCTCTAGAGTCTAGACAGATTTAAACATCGATCGGAACAATTCAAGTCAACGGAAGGCATATCTCACTTTAAATATTTCGGCACTAGCCGTGTTGGTTGGTAAAATCGACTATCCTCTCCATTGATAGGGTCTTTAAATTTAATGAACAAGTTGAACATTTTCTGactaataaactaataaataaaaaatatatttcccATTAGAAACTTTCCAAGAAACTTAAATCTACAGTTAAACTTCTATTTGTAGAAACTGACATGTCCTCACGTTTTTTTGAGGATTATTGTCTTGGTACGGCTTTTACTTGAAATGTCTAAAGGAATTGTGTGGCGCCATTGCTTATATAAACTTCATTTATGGTTCAGAACTTGGGACCGtgtctttcttgattttgctTGGAAAGTAAGAGGATATGGAGTTTCCCCATTCGGTTTTGTTGGTCGTACTAATTATTGCAACTTTCGCTATTTCTAACCTTGTTCaagctgaagaagatcaagaaggTATGTATCCACATTATTGAGATATGTTTATAGCGTTTCTATAGCTAGCGGAAATTATAAGATTGTCTTACAACAAAATAAACGAATCTTGAATTTGCATCTTCTACCTAAAGTTGTGAGATTTCAGCcatattgtaaattttatgttttggccTGAAAATTGtagaataatattttctcaaaaaagtTGTGTAATTCTGTGTTTTATGCTGTAATTTTTCACTAAAACTAcagaatcttgttttttttttgcaaaaatgtGGAATTGAGATTTTCCGCAAAATATGCGTCTTAAGACCAAAAATGTGGTAATATAACGAtgattctagggttttgtaCAAAAGAACCATCTAACTCatcaagttttaaaattttactttttaactCTGGAGAATAAAGATTAATCATataaattcagaaaaattacattaaaattCTTATAGTATATTATAAACGTTTTCACGGCCACATACATTACTTTAAATTGATACAATTGAACTCCTTGTTGCGTGAGGctcaattttacaaatttgacGGTAGTGAAATgattatttatgataataattGATGGAtaacttataatattttattctcaTGTATGATTATTTTGATCAACTATCTCTAGAAAGTATTCtgtatagttttttaaatCACTTAGTGACCAATTGGACAGCAGATCATTAGCATTGGTGGAACAAGAAATATTTGTTACGGGGTTCATAAATTTAATcgtaccaaaaaaaaaaaattctttagaaatatattctgattctgtttttttaaatatgtattgctattagatttcttttcaaaattaagaaattaagaataatGTCATTTATTTCTACAAACTCCATAATTGAGCcctttttgaatataaatttatatggGTGAGAATCAAAGTAGTATGAAATATGCAtgttatcatatttttttacaacgtatttatatatctaaactTAGAAGTATAGTCAATGTctaaagataaatcaaaagaaattatatatagagagatacagaagaaagaaaaaaacaaaaaaaaacatgaaaatatatggaaaaatGACCCTATAAAGAAATTGGGTGTTAACTTTACTTGTACTTAAAGACACCATTGTTCCACTAACCAACgctttatttttctgtttgtttagTGACCATTATTTGATCTCTTGCATATCTTCTTAATAGGGTTCATCAGTTTGGATTGCGGTTTACCCCCAAATGAAGTGTCACCATATATCGAGCCGTTTACTGGACTACGGTTTTCATCAGACTCAAGCTTTATTCAAAGTGGAAAAATCGGTAAAGTTGATAAAAGTTTTGAGGCCACGACTCTAAAGTCATACATGACGTTGAGATACTTTCCAGATGGAAAACGCAATTGTTACAATCTTATTGTGAAGCAAGGGAAAACTTATATGATTAGAGCTACAGCTCTATATGGAAATTATGACGGTCTTAATATTAGTCCTAAGTTTGATTTATACATTGGCGCTAACTTCTGGACAACACTAGACGCGGGAGAATATTTATCTGGCGTGGTTGAGGAGGTCAATTACATCCCAAGATCAAATTCTTTAGACGTGTGTCTTGTTAAAACAGACACGTCGACGCCATTCTTATCACTCTTGGAACTAAGGCCTCTAGATAATGATTCTTACCTCACTGGTTCGGGTTCCTTGAAAACTTTCAGGCGGTACTATCTTAGTAATTCAGAATCCGTTATCGCGTAAGTCTGCTTTAAGATGATATTGAGTTATTTTTGGTTGTTCCTCGTTgatgagatttgttttgttatatgaaGCACAGGTATCCAGAAGACGTCAAGGACAGAATATGGGAACCAACCTTTGATTCAGAATGGAAGCAGATTTGGACCACTCTCAAACCGAACAACTCCAATGGTTATCTTGTGCCGAAGAATGTGCTTATGACCGCAGCAATACCTGCAAATGATAGTGCACCGTTTAGATTTACCGAGGAGCTCGATTCTCCTACTGACGAACTTTACGTGTACCTCCACTTCTCTGAGGTTCAGTCACTACAGGCCAATGAATCTAGAGAGTTTGACATTTTATGGAGTGGAGAAGTTGCGTACGAAGCTTTTATCCCTGAATATCTGAATATCACGACAATTCAAACCAATACTCCAGTTACTTGCCCAGGAGGAAAATGCAACTTAGAGCTAAAAAGAACTAAAAACTCTACTCACCCACCTCTTATCAATGCCATCGAGTTTTACACGGTGGTAAATTTTCCACAGTTggaaacaaatgaaactgATGGTACGTTAGTAACCAATGCAAGgttcatatacataaaaatatctcTTATGCTGAATCTAACATATTTATTGTTGTGTTTTATGACAGTTGTTGCTATCAAAGATATCAAAGCAACCTATGAATTGAATAGAATCACATGGCAAGGAGATCCATGCGTCCCACAAAAGTTTATCTGGGAGGGTCTGGATTGCAACAGCAAAGATGCATTAACACTACCAAGAATCACTTCATTGTGAGATATTTAAATAGCACaaactttttatcttttttgttataacaaaCATTTTCTACCTACATCACACTTATTTTTCTGTAACTAGGAACTTGTCTTCAACCGGCTTAACCGGAAATATTGCAGCTGGAATTCAAAATCTTACCCACCTTGACAAATTGTAAGTATGCATGATAATAATTACCTCGAGTATGTAAGCGAGTAAGCGACTTTTGATTCTTACAAACTTCAGGGATTTGTCAAATAACAATTTGACCGGAGGAGTTCCTGAATTTCTAGCTAGTATGAAGTCTCTGTCATTCATGTAAGTTTCTCATGACATATTTAGTTATAGCATTCCTTTGGGATCATGTTCACCTATATGTATGATATTTTTGTGGTTTCATAGAAACTTGAGCAAGAACAATCTGAATGGTTCAATCCCACAAGCTCTtcttaaaagagaaaaggatgGACTGAAGTTATCGTAAGAAGAAACTCCACCCATgcattttcatttaaaatccTTCACCACATGCAGTCAAAATCCTAAACGATCAGTCCCTTTTTTATGTAGTGTTGATGAACAGATTCGGTGTTTTCCTGGTTCATGTGTCATCACTAAGAAGAAATTCCCAGTAATGATTGTTGCATTAGTATCTTCGGCTGTGGTGGTCATTCTAGTGGTACTAGTTctcatttttgtatttaagaagaaaaagccaTCAAATTTGGAAGGTATTCGCCGAAACTCATACACCATGatcaaatcaatatatatgtgaatatcATTCTTGTACTAAATATTTCTCTACAGATCTACCACCGTCATCAAATACGCCGCGTGAAAACATTACATCTACCAGTATATCTGATACATCGAttgagacaaaaagaaaaagattcagTTACTCAGAGGTTATGGAAATGACAAAGAACTTGCAAAGACCACTTGGCGAAGGAGGTTTTGGAGTCGTTTATCATGGTGATATAAATGGTTCATCACAACAAGTAGCCGTTAAACTACTTTCCCAATCATCAACACAAGGCTATAAAGAGTTTAAAGCTGAGGTAAACTCTTCgtaagtttatatatgttaaactTAAACCAATGTGTTTCAtgtgaatttttgttgttgttaatttgGTGTACAGGTCGAACTTTTGTTGAGAGTTCACCACATAAACTTGGTAAGCCTTGTAGGGTATTGTGATGAACGAGATCACTTGGCTCTCATCTAT from Arabidopsis thaliana chromosome 3, partial sequence includes these protein-coding regions:
- a CDS encoding uncharacterized protein (unknown protein; BEST Arabidopsis thaliana protein match is: unknown protein (TAIR:AT3G46300.1); Has 35 Blast hits to 35 proteins in 9 species: Archae - 0; Bacteria - 0; Metazoa - 0; Fungi - 0; Plants - 35; Viruses - 0; Other Eukaryotes - 0 (source: NCBI BLink).), with protein sequence MASKCIGDCVNIKNNAICVRPGRTHAKIHKWPMAEVEFVQSISQDGSPRRTTAVESLSCRQMYLRSYTFSRKEENEDGGGGAGRKKLAKKDMRTSKRASLKGFVVRFTWKCLSCTCPNKFDLKQ
- a CDS encoding Histone superfamily protein (Histone superfamily protein; FUNCTIONS IN: DNA binding; INVOLVED IN: chromosome organization, nucleosome assembly; LOCATED IN: nucleus, nucleosome; CONTAINS InterPro DOMAIN/s: Histone H4, conserved site (InterPro:IPR019809), Histone-fold (InterPro:IPR009072), Histone core (InterPro:IPR007125), Histone H4 (InterPro:IPR001951); BEST Arabidopsis thaliana protein match is: Histone superfamily protein (TAIR:AT5G59690.1); Has 3178 Blast hits to 3178 proteins in 446 species: Archae - 0; Bacteria - 0; Metazoa - 1790; Fungi - 358; Plants - 490; Viruses - 6; Other Eukaryotes - 534 (source: NCBI BLink).), translated to MSGRGKGGKGLGKGGAKRHRKVLRDNIQGITKPAIRRLARRGGVKRISGLIYEETRGVLKIFLENVIRDAVTYTEHARRKTVTAMDVVYALKRQGRTLYGFGG